A portion of the Algisphaera agarilytica genome contains these proteins:
- the eno gene encoding phosphopyruvate hydratase, which produces MSFEIDIVHGRQVIDSRGNPTVEVEVHLADGTTGRAMVPSGASTGENEAVELRDGDENYYLGKSVVKAVDNVNLEIAPELMGLDARDQEYIDRLMIELDGTNNKGKLGANAILGVSMAVAHAAAEASGLPLYRYLGGSGAKVLPVPMLNILNGGKHADNTVDFQEFMIQPWGFDNFADAMHAGVKIYHSLKSVLKKNGLSTAVGDEGGFAPDLKSNEDALKFIEEATDKAGYKWGEEIFVALDPATSELWNEAEKDGKEGYKFFSSSQEIISSTEMADYWADWCAKYPIRSIEDGLAENDWDGWKTLTDKLGEKVQLVGDDLFVTNKDFLKKGIDTGCGNSILVKVNQIGTLSETFDAVGLAMRNKYSAVLSHRSGETEDSTIADLAVATNCGQIKTGAPCRSDRNAKYNQLIRIAEELGDSAIYGGTTWTKG; this is translated from the coding sequence ATGAGTTTCGAAATCGATATCGTCCACGGCCGCCAAGTGATCGACTCGCGCGGCAACCCCACCGTCGAGGTCGAGGTCCACCTCGCCGACGGCACCACCGGCCGGGCCATGGTCCCCTCGGGCGCTTCCACCGGTGAAAACGAGGCCGTCGAGCTCCGCGACGGCGACGAGAACTACTACCTCGGCAAGTCGGTCGTCAAGGCCGTGGACAACGTGAACCTCGAGATCGCTCCCGAGCTGATGGGTCTGGACGCCCGTGATCAGGAGTACATCGACCGCCTGATGATCGAGCTCGACGGCACGAACAACAAGGGCAAGCTCGGCGCCAACGCCATTCTCGGCGTCTCCATGGCCGTCGCCCACGCCGCAGCCGAGGCCTCGGGCCTGCCGCTCTACCGCTACCTCGGCGGCAGCGGCGCCAAGGTCCTGCCCGTGCCCATGCTCAACATCCTCAACGGCGGTAAGCACGCCGACAACACCGTCGACTTCCAGGAATTCATGATCCAGCCCTGGGGCTTCGACAACTTCGCCGACGCCATGCACGCCGGCGTGAAGATCTACCACAGCCTCAAGTCCGTCCTGAAGAAGAACGGCCTGTCCACCGCCGTCGGCGACGAGGGCGGCTTCGCCCCCGACCTCAAGAGCAACGAAGACGCCCTGAAGTTCATCGAAGAAGCCACCGACAAGGCCGGCTACAAGTGGGGTGAAGAGATCTTCGTCGCCCTCGACCCCGCCACCTCCGAGCTCTGGAACGAAGCCGAGAAGGACGGCAAGGAAGGCTACAAGTTCTTCTCCAGCAGCCAGGAAATCATCAGCAGCACCGAGATGGCCGACTACTGGGCAGACTGGTGTGCGAAGTACCCCATCCGCTCGATCGAAGACGGCCTGGCCGAGAACGACTGGGACGGCTGGAAGACCCTCACCGACAAGCTCGGCGAGAAGGTCCAACTCGTCGGCGACGACCTGTTCGTCACCAACAAGGACTTCCTCAAGAAGGGCATCGACACCGGCTGCGGCAACTCGATCCTCGTCAAGGTCAACCAGATCGGCACCCTGTCGGAAACCTTCGACGCCGTGGGCCTGGCCATGCGTAACAAGTACTCTGCCGTCCTCAGCCACCGCTCGGGCGAGACCGAAGACAGCACCATCGCCGACCTCGCCGTCGCCACCAACTGCGGCCAGATCAAGACCGGCGCCCCCTGCCGCTCGGACCGCAACGCCAAGTACAACCAGCTCATCCGCATCGCCGAAGAGCTCGGCGACTCGGCCATCTACGGCGGTACGACCTGGACCAAGGGCTAA
- a CDS encoding MBL fold metallo-hydrolase, translating to MSRPQALQMDLFAQAGVGVRVVRPEIGSAIPTPRAAARAETPRVCVLGSGSGGNSTVLNHAGRSLLIDAGFGPRTTTQRLAQAGLTLSDLSAICLTHFDTDHFRKTWIRPMVDLGITLYCHHWHLPDLRKVQNNQQLFDAGLVEPFDDKPFEVWDGLEASTVRLQHDRQGTIGYRFDTRDFAVGLATDLGHAPEHLCVHMAGVDVLCIESNYDEHMTVNSPRPAWVNRRNLSDSGHLSNEQSLAAVQRIAELSPHGNPRRVVLLHRSSQCNHPMKVQRCFETDPAIAKRVTLTDQRRRTRWITAPPLRAVRRRQQTLARVRVRESA from the coding sequence ATGAGCCGTCCACAAGCCCTACAGATGGACTTATTCGCACAAGCGGGGGTGGGTGTGCGGGTTGTACGGCCCGAAATCGGCTCGGCGATCCCCACCCCACGCGCCGCCGCCCGGGCAGAGACCCCCCGCGTCTGCGTGCTGGGCTCGGGCTCGGGCGGCAACTCCACGGTGCTGAACCACGCGGGGCGGTCGCTCCTCATCGACGCGGGCTTCGGCCCACGCACCACCACCCAGCGCCTCGCCCAGGCGGGTCTGACGCTGTCCGACCTCAGCGCGATCTGCCTGACGCACTTCGACACCGATCACTTCCGCAAGACCTGGATCCGCCCGATGGTCGATCTGGGCATCACGCTCTACTGCCACCACTGGCACCTGCCCGACCTCCGCAAGGTGCAGAACAATCAGCAGCTGTTTGATGCGGGACTGGTCGAGCCGTTCGACGACAAGCCGTTCGAGGTGTGGGACGGCCTGGAGGCCTCCACCGTCCGCCTCCAGCACGATCGGCAGGGCACCATCGGCTACCGCTTCGACACCCGCGACTTCGCGGTCGGCCTCGCCACCGACCTCGGCCACGCGCCCGAACACCTCTGCGTCCACATGGCTGGGGTCGATGTGCTGTGCATCGAGTCGAACTACGACGAACACATGACCGTGAACTCCCCGCGCCCCGCGTGGGTGAATCGGCGGAACCTGTCGGACTCGGGCCACCTCTCCAACGAGCAGTCCCTCGCTGCGGTGCAGCGCATCGCCGAGCTCAGCCCCCACGGCAACCCGCGGCGCGTCGTGCTGCTGCACCGCTCGAGCCAGTGCAACCACCCGATGAAGGTGCAGCGCTGTTTCGAGACCGATCCCGCGATCGCCAAACGCGTCACGCTGACCGATCAACGCCGACGCACACGGTGGATCACTGCGCCGCCGCTGCGGGCGGTCCGACGCCGCCAACAAACCTTGGCCAGGGTGCGGGTGCGTGAATCGGCTTAA